One window of the Streptomyces sp. TS71-3 genome contains the following:
- a CDS encoding MFS transporter, whose amino-acid sequence MTLPQPHPAAGAGTGTGPAGEHPAPLIGEAEERRSARAGAFSMFVDSYDVYLPALVLPAAMAYFMPEGAPAATRATMTTLMFTVGLLGRPIGSVIFGNISDRIGRKRTTMISGWGFTVCTLLMGLLPGHASLGSGAIAVFATLRLVSGVFLAGGYAAPMPLALEQARPERRGLVGGLIGAGAPGSFLVINALLLVLLNVLPEGGFLSWGWRVPFLLGFVLGLVYLWQYRKVREDADVFAARRAEGRKQPVVELFTTHRALIGSVFLFTCGYWFAAQMSVSFLPTLLVQVLESSPNLSTTSELIAAVLTIVLILVLARLGQRMGRRRLLMTCSLIMATVVAAAFALLALAKDLGMPAWLVVVVYLVAKVTPSAPLGVILTYLNERFPASVRASGYGIGYMFGLILPGLYTFELLWLSKLMPYAYTPIVLIVFGGLLMHVAVRRGPDTNAVTVAAGPQAAPRAVSVTAEGAR is encoded by the coding sequence ATGACGCTGCCCCAACCCCACCCCGCCGCCGGTGCCGGCACCGGCACCGGTCCGGCCGGAGAGCATCCGGCCCCGCTCATCGGCGAAGCCGAGGAGCGCCGCTCGGCGCGTGCCGGCGCCTTCTCGATGTTCGTCGACAGCTACGACGTCTACCTCCCCGCCCTCGTGCTGCCCGCCGCCATGGCGTACTTCATGCCGGAGGGCGCCCCCGCGGCCACGCGGGCGACGATGACGACGCTGATGTTCACCGTCGGCCTGCTCGGCCGCCCCATCGGCAGCGTGATCTTCGGGAACATCTCGGACCGGATCGGGCGCAAGCGCACCACGATGATCAGCGGCTGGGGCTTCACCGTCTGCACCCTCCTGATGGGCCTGCTGCCGGGCCACGCCAGCCTGGGCTCCGGCGCCATCGCCGTCTTCGCCACGCTCCGGCTGGTCAGCGGCGTCTTCCTGGCCGGCGGGTACGCCGCGCCGATGCCGCTCGCCCTGGAGCAGGCGCGCCCCGAGCGGCGCGGGCTGGTCGGCGGGCTGATCGGCGCCGGTGCCCCCGGCTCGTTCCTCGTGATCAACGCCCTGCTGCTGGTGCTGCTGAACGTGCTGCCCGAAGGCGGCTTCCTCTCCTGGGGCTGGCGGGTGCCGTTCCTGCTGGGCTTCGTGCTGGGCCTGGTCTACCTGTGGCAGTACCGGAAGGTGCGGGAGGACGCGGACGTCTTCGCGGCCCGCCGTGCGGAGGGGCGCAAGCAGCCCGTCGTCGAGCTGTTCACCACGCACCGGGCGCTGATCGGCAGCGTGTTCCTGTTCACGTGCGGGTACTGGTTCGCCGCGCAGATGTCGGTGTCGTTCCTGCCGACGCTGCTGGTGCAGGTGCTGGAGTCCAGCCCGAACCTCAGCACCACCTCCGAGCTGATCGCGGCCGTGCTGACCATCGTCCTGATCCTGGTGCTGGCCCGCCTCGGGCAGCGGATGGGCCGGCGGCGGCTGCTGATGACCTGTTCGCTGATCATGGCCACCGTGGTGGCCGCGGCGTTCGCGCTGCTCGCGCTGGCCAAGGATCTGGGCATGCCGGCCTGGCTGGTCGTCGTGGTCTACCTGGTGGCGAAGGTGACGCCGTCGGCCCCGCTCGGGGTGATCCTCACCTACCTCAACGAGCGCTTCCCGGCGTCCGTGCGGGCCAGCGGCTACGGCATCGGCTACATGTTCGGGCTGATCCTGCCGGGGCTGTACACGTTCGAACTGCTCTGGCTGAGCAAGCTGATGCCGTACGCGTACACGCCGATCGTGCTGATCGTCTTCGGCGGGCTGCTCATGCACGTCGCGGTGCGGCGCGGCCCCGACACCAACGCCGTGACGGTCGCCGCGGGCCCCCAGGCCGCGCCCCGGGCGGTCTCCGTCACGGCGGAGGGCGCCCGATGA